The genomic region TTAAAAACAGTAAAAAAAGATCTAAGAGAAAACCATTGTGACCAAAACTACAAATGTGAAACATTTATTTTTTGGACACTAATAAGTCAAAAACAAAAAGAAGAATATGTTAAATGGCTATCAAAACAAAAAATAACAAATCACTATGAATACTCTCTAAAAAACCACGACGGATTCTACATAAAAAAATTCTTTGATGAATTCGGATATAAAATATGCTAAGAAATCTAAGATTTCTGCATCTCAAAATTTTTTAATTTTTGAGAAATTAAATAAAATTAATCTAATGACTCATTCTCAGTAATCACATCCATAAAATAAAATCTTATAAACATAAATCCTGCAAGAACATAAATAATAATTTGCAATATAATTTCAAACATATTCTCGCCAGTAGAATCAACTGTATTAATCAAATAAGCAGCAAGAATACTATAATAAACAAATATCAAATACAATGCAAATTTATGCGTAATCCCTTCCTTCTTAGAATATGTTTTAAAAGTCAATATATTAAAAATCATATACACAACAAACCCTAAACCAAAATACAAACCATCTATCATAAATAGATAACCAATAAAGATACTTTATATAATTTTCTAATTATTACGAAGAAAAAATAAGTTCAGAATTAAACTAAAACGGCAGGAAGAGGATTTGAAGGTTTGTGTAAGCGATAGTCTCACAAACTGCCGAACTAAGCTTTAGCGTAGTGATAGCATAAAGGTGAAAATCAGAGGACTAGAGTTAGAGTGAAACGAAAACGGCAGGACGGGGATTTGAACCCCGAATCCTAAAGGACCACCTTTCCAGGGTGGCGCAATACCGGGTTATGCGATCCTGCCAATAAAATATAATGCAAATATACATCAATTCTACTAATAGAACTAATAAATGCTTTAAAAAGATTGTGATAAAAGAAAACAATCAAATATATAAAATGATAAAAATAAAATAATCTATGGAATTCAAAATAAGTAAAATTACTAAAGAAGATATTGAAGAAGTATACAAACTAGGATGTTCTGAGAAAGATTTTTCTGCAGATGGAGGAGAGAATTGCTTTTGGCCAAAAAACACTCTGCTGCGTTTAGCTGATTCAGAAACTGATGTTACTCTAAAATTAGTTGTAAACGATAAAATTGTTGGCTTTTGTTTAGTTATGATTCATCCTGCAACAAGAAAGGCTAATCTTGAAAACTTCTATGTTCTTGAAGAATATAAATACTTAGAAAAAGAATTTTATCTTGAAGTTGAGAAAGGGATTAAAGAAAATGGAGCTGAATTTATTGCTTACTTATACGATATGAAAGAAGATTATAATTCCAAAGAATTATTCAATGAAGAAGGATACTTTCAAGGTAATGCGCATCTATGGTTACACAAAAATATCTCATTCTCAAATCCAAACCCAAATAAATAATTTATTTATTTTCATATTCATAACTCTCCCAAAAGAATGTCACATTAAATTTATGTCTACATAATAAATACTTGTAGACATAAATCCTTATTTAGTAAACTTATTCTCAACTATATGTTCTAAAACAAATTGACCTAACTCATAAAACCCTTTACCTCTAATTGCTTTATCTATTCCGTCAATATGTCTATCATGCTCTTTTGCATCATAATTAATATAAGGCAAACCTTCTCTTTTCAATAACCAATTCAATAAAATTCTTGAAGTCCTACCATTTCCGTCCACAAAAGGGTGGATAGCAATAAATGAAGCATAAAACCTAACAATTGCGCCTAGTTTATCTTTTTTATAAAAATTATTGAATTCCTTAGTAGAATCTCTTAGTAATTTAAGAACCAATTTCCCACCTGGAACATTTTTATACTCTGAACCTGCCATGAATACATTGACCCCTAATGGCCTCAAAGTTCCTTCATTCCTAGCCTCTTTTAGCGTATTCTTAGTAACCACTCTATGAACTTCACAAATAAAATCTACTGTTAATTCTCCATTATAATCTTCAATATAATCTAAAGCCTGAGATATATTTAATACTTCATTTGCTTCTCTTAATTCTCTTAATTCAGAAATAATTCCTTCAGATAGAAGTAACTTTGTTTCCTTTTGAGTCATAGTATTCCCTTCAACTTTAGTAGAATTATATGAATGCAAAATAACAAAATTTTTTCTCAAATTTAAATAGTGATCATAATTCGATTTAATTTTAGCAAATCGTTTTTTAGTAATCTCAATTTCTAATAAATCGCTTTTAAGGAAAATCACTTCTAAATCTTTAAAGAAAATTTCAATTTTATAATCTGTTGATAGTTCAGGATGCATTTCATCTATTTTCTCATCCAATTTATCAATATTATCTAAAACTAAATTAATTTCTTCTTGCTCTGATAATGCTTTATCAAATTTTCCAACATAAACTCTAACTTTATTTACATCCTTACCTTTCCTAATAGATTGAGCAATATAATAATATATCTGCCCATTTTTTACTTGTTTTTCTAAATAAGTCATGTTATGTCTACACCTATAGAATAATGTAGACATAATAATTTATAAACCTATTGTTTGAGTATATTATTTCTTCTCATACCTATTAGCATCTCTACCATAGCATTTATCCATAACTCTCCCAAAAGACTCATCTAAATCCAAATCTAAAGAATTAGCAAGGCAAGTCACAGTAAATATAATATCTGCAATCTCATCTGAGAGTTCTTTTGTTTCTTCAGTTGACTTCTTCTTCTTAGGTCCATAAATATGATTGATCTCTCTTGCAAGCTCTCCAGTCTCCTCTGTAAGTCTTGCTAAAATTTCGTGAGGCTTCCAATACCCAATTTTAAGCTCACTCACCCAATCATCTACTTCTTTCTGTACATCTTTTAAACTCATAATGTATCTTCAAAGAATTAAGTATTTAAAGTTTTTGGATATTTGTTTTGTTTGTTTTGGGATAAATTTGTTTAGTTTTTCAGAACAAAATTGAAATAGTTTCCTTTTATTTGAGATTTGGGATAAACTTTGGGGGGGATGACATAATTTTTATTATAGTTAGTAGTGTTCATAGCTGCTGATAAAGTAGGAATTTGGAAAAGTTTCCTTTATTTTTTATCTAGAGATACTAATTTATTTTTAATTTTCGAATTAATTATAATAAAAAAATATACAATTGTTCCAATAATTAATGCTTTAATAATTGTATACCAAAAAGTATTCAAATATAAATTCAAATCAATTTTTTGAATTAAAAAATAAAGTGTATTTATTAT from Candidatus Woesearchaeota archaeon harbors:
- a CDS encoding Fic family protein, with protein sequence MSTLFYRCRHNMTYLEKQVKNGQIYYYIAQSIRKGKDVNKVRVYVGKFDKALSEQEEINLVLDNIDKLDEKIDEMHPELSTDYKIEIFFKDLEVIFLKSDLLEIEITKKRFAKIKSNYDHYLNLRKNFVILHSYNSTKVEGNTMTQKETKLLLSEGIISELRELREANEVLNISQALDYIEDYNGELTVDFICEVHRVVTKNTLKEARNEGTLRPLGVNVFMAGSEYKNVPGGKLVLKLLRDSTKEFNNFYKKDKLGAIVRFYASFIAIHPFVDGNGRTSRILLNWLLKREGLPYINYDAKEHDRHIDGIDKAIRGKGFYELGQFVLEHIVENKFTK
- a CDS encoding nucleotide pyrophosphohydrolase — protein: MSLKDVQKEVDDWVSELKIGYWKPHEILARLTEETGELAREINHIYGPKKKKSTEETKELSDEIADIIFTVTCLANSLDLDLDESFGRVMDKCYGRDANRYEKK